A stretch of the Sinorhizobium alkalisoli genome encodes the following:
- the ligD gene encoding DNA ligase D: MSLTAYRKKRDFEATPEPKGGSRKTPAGDSFVIQKHAATRLHYDLRLEMDGVLKSWAVTRGPSLVPGEKRLAVHVEDHPLEYGDFEGTIPKKEYGGGTVIVWDRGRWAAVGDARKAYAKGNLVFELHGEKLGGRWHLVRMAKKPRDKKENWLLIKSDDDFARTQDEPDILEERPESVKTGRVISEVEGEDPGWSSKAGKIEWKEAQPPAMPKRARKAAFPGFIDPALATLKASPPSSSNWLHEIKFDGYRLQAHVRNGKASLLTRSGLDWTSKFGTAIATALTKLPVEDAILDGEAIVEGAAGASDFSALQADLAAGRTDRLVLFLFDLLYFNGHDLRPVPLTERKATLERLLRQAPAVLRYSEHFDEDGDLILRHACRLSLEGVVSKNRTAPYRSGRGNDWIKAKCSQRQEFVVAGFVPSTTSPKAIGSLVLGYYDGGDLVYAGKVGTGFTSKLAHDLRKRLEKLEVQKTPFATKLAAADARQVRFVSPELVAEVEFRAWTADGVVRHASFRGLREDKKPKDVVRETAGAGPAIKATPAVRLTHPDRLYWKDAGVTKQGLADYYCDVWPFIGPYIVNRPLALVRCPDGVGGSCFFQKHAWRGQAKEILKAVDPEDDEPIIAIDDLPGLIGLVQGGVLEIHPWGSQLNELDRPDMIIMDLDPGPGVEWAAVIEAAHDVRARLADAGLSSFVKTSGGKGLHVVAPLTPKANWQEVKAFTKSIADAMAADDPARYVATVTKAKRKGKILVDYLRNARGSTAVAPYSTRAREGAAVSMPLGWDELSPAVGPDYFTVENALPRLNALDADPWEDFWKSAVIPSVRQKRA, translated from the coding sequence ATGTCGCTTACCGCCTATCGAAAGAAGCGCGACTTCGAGGCGACGCCAGAGCCAAAGGGCGGCTCGCGCAAGACGCCGGCCGGCGACAGCTTCGTCATCCAGAAGCATGCGGCAACCCGTCTTCACTATGACCTGCGGCTCGAGATGGATGGTGTGCTCAAGAGCTGGGCGGTAACCAGGGGACCAAGCCTTGTGCCGGGCGAAAAGCGCCTGGCCGTGCATGTCGAGGACCATCCGCTCGAATATGGCGACTTCGAGGGGACGATCCCGAAGAAGGAGTATGGCGGGGGCACGGTGATCGTCTGGGACCGTGGCCGCTGGGCGGCGGTCGGCGACGCCAGGAAAGCCTATGCCAAGGGCAATCTCGTCTTTGAACTCCATGGAGAAAAACTCGGCGGACGCTGGCACCTTGTGCGCATGGCCAAAAAGCCGCGCGACAAGAAGGAGAACTGGCTGCTGATCAAAAGCGACGACGACTTCGCCCGCACTCAGGATGAACCGGACATACTCGAGGAGCGGCCGGAATCGGTCAAAACCGGAAGGGTGATCAGCGAGGTCGAAGGAGAGGACCCCGGCTGGTCTTCCAAAGCCGGCAAGATCGAGTGGAAAGAAGCGCAGCCGCCGGCGATGCCGAAGCGCGCCAGGAAGGCCGCGTTCCCCGGCTTCATCGATCCGGCGCTCGCAACCCTCAAGGCGTCGCCACCGAGCAGCAGCAACTGGCTGCATGAGATCAAGTTCGACGGATACCGCCTCCAGGCGCATGTGCGCAACGGAAAGGCGAGCCTGCTGACGAGGAGCGGGCTGGACTGGACCAGCAAGTTCGGCACGGCGATCGCCACGGCGCTGACGAAGCTGCCGGTGGAAGATGCCATCCTCGACGGCGAAGCCATTGTCGAAGGCGCGGCCGGAGCCTCCGATTTTTCCGCCTTGCAGGCGGATCTTGCGGCCGGCAGGACCGATCGGCTGGTGCTGTTCCTCTTCGATCTCCTCTATTTCAATGGACACGATCTGCGACCCGTTCCGCTCACTGAGCGCAAGGCAACCCTTGAGCGGCTCCTCAGGCAAGCGCCGGCAGTGCTGCGCTACAGCGAACATTTCGACGAGGATGGAGATCTGATCCTTCGCCACGCCTGCCGGCTGAGCCTGGAGGGTGTCGTTTCGAAGAACAGGACCGCGCCCTATCGCTCCGGGCGCGGCAATGACTGGATCAAGGCAAAATGCTCACAGCGCCAGGAGTTCGTCGTCGCCGGCTTCGTCCCATCGACCACGTCCCCAAAGGCCATCGGTTCTCTCGTTCTCGGCTACTACGACGGCGGCGATCTCGTCTATGCCGGCAAGGTCGGGACCGGCTTTACCAGCAAGCTCGCCCATGACCTCCGCAAACGCCTCGAAAAGCTGGAGGTGCAAAAGACCCCGTTCGCCACAAAGCTCGCGGCCGCGGACGCCCGGCAGGTTCGTTTCGTCTCGCCCGAGCTTGTCGCCGAAGTCGAGTTCAGGGCGTGGACCGCGGACGGCGTCGTGCGGCACGCGTCGTTCCGGGGCTTACGCGAAGACAAGAAGCCGAAAGATGTCGTTCGGGAAACGGCCGGCGCCGGTCCGGCTATCAAAGCGACGCCCGCGGTGCGGCTGACGCACCCTGACCGCCTCTATTGGAAAGATGCCGGCGTCACCAAACAGGGACTTGCCGATTACTACTGCGATGTCTGGCCCTTCATCGGTCCCTATATCGTCAACCGTCCGCTCGCTCTGGTGCGCTGTCCGGATGGCGTCGGAGGCAGTTGCTTTTTCCAGAAGCACGCCTGGCGCGGCCAGGCCAAGGAGATCCTCAAGGCCGTCGATCCCGAGGACGACGAGCCGATCATTGCCATCGACGACCTTCCCGGACTGATCGGGCTCGTTCAGGGCGGGGTGCTGGAGATCCATCCCTGGGGATCGCAGCTTAACGAGCTCGATCGGCCCGACATGATCATCATGGACCTGGATCCCGGGCCAGGTGTGGAGTGGGCGGCGGTGATCGAGGCGGCCCATGACGTGCGCGCGCGTCTTGCCGACGCGGGACTTTCGAGCTTCGTCAAGACCTCGGGAGGCAAGGGGCTGCATGTCGTCGCGCCACTCACACCAAAGGCGAACTGGCAGGAGGTCAAGGCGTTCACCAAGAGCATCGCCGACGCGATGGCGGCCGATGATCCCGCCCGGTACGTCGCGACGGTCACCAAGGCGAAGCGAAAGGGCAAGATTCTCGTCGACTACCTGCGAAATGCCCGCGGATCGACAGCCGTTGCCCCCTATTCGACGCGGGCCCGGGAGGGAGCGGCAGTGTCGATGCCGTTGGGCTGGGACGAGCTCAGCCCCGCCGTCGGACCGGACTACTTCACGGTTGAGAATGCGCTGCCGCGACTGAACGCGCTCGACGCTGATCCCTGGGAGGATTTCTGGAAGTCGGCGGTAATCCCTTCGGTCAGGCAAAAACGAGCCTAA
- a CDS encoding alpha/beta hydrolase has product MPDHGYVHKLKSGAPGSPILFVLHGTGGDENQFFGFGTELLPAATIVSPRGDVSEHGAARFFKRTGEGVYDMADLARATGKMAGFVKALAAEHNASEIIGLGYSNGANILANVMIEEGIFDRAVLMHPLIPFRPKDNPALEGRRVLITAGERDPICPAPLTQALADYFMAQKATLELEWHSGGHDIRQNEIAAIGRFMTT; this is encoded by the coding sequence ATGCCCGATCACGGCTATGTGCATAAATTGAAGTCCGGCGCGCCCGGCAGCCCGATCCTTTTCGTCCTCCATGGTACCGGCGGCGACGAGAACCAGTTCTTCGGCTTCGGCACCGAGCTGTTGCCGGCTGCCACCATCGTGTCGCCGCGCGGCGATGTTTCGGAACATGGCGCCGCCCGCTTCTTCAAGCGAACCGGCGAGGGCGTCTACGACATGGCGGACCTCGCCCGTGCGACAGGGAAGATGGCGGGCTTCGTCAAGGCGCTGGCGGCCGAGCATAATGCCTCGGAAATCATCGGCCTCGGCTATTCGAACGGCGCCAATATTCTTGCCAATGTCATGATCGAGGAGGGTATCTTCGACAGGGCGGTTCTCATGCATCCGTTGATCCCGTTCCGGCCGAAGGACAATCCGGCGCTCGAGGGCCGGAGAGTGTTGATCACCGCCGGCGAACGCGACCCGATCTGCCCGGCGCCGCTGACGCAGGCGCTCGCCGATTATTTTATGGCGCAGAAGGCGACCCTTGAACTCGAGTGGCATTCCGGCGGCCACGACATCCGCCAGAACGAGATCGCCGCGATCGGGCGGTTCATGACGACGTGA
- a CDS encoding type II toxin-antitoxin system VapC family toxin: MNLLLDTHILLWAAGDPSRLPAEARHLIENRENLLYFSAASLWEIAIKRRLGRADLEVEPRILRRSLLDNGYEELAVNGAHAVAIDQLPPIHKDPFDRILVAQSMVDGLLLLTSDEIVGRYPGPIRLV; encoded by the coding sequence ATGAACCTTCTTCTCGACACGCATATCCTCCTCTGGGCAGCCGGTGATCCAAGCCGGTTGCCGGCGGAGGCGCGACACCTTATCGAGAACCGCGAAAACCTCCTGTATTTCAGTGCCGCGAGTCTTTGGGAGATCGCCATCAAACGTCGGCTCGGGCGGGCGGACCTCGAAGTGGAGCCCCGGATCCTGCGTCGCAGCCTGCTCGACAACGGCTATGAGGAACTGGCCGTGAATGGCGCCCATGCGGTTGCGATCGATCAACTGCCCCCGATCCACAAGGACCCCTTCGACCGCATCCTGGTCGCCCAGTCGATGGTCGATGGTTTGCTGTTGCTCACATCAGATGAAATCGTCGGACGCTATCCGGGGCCGATCCGGCTCGTCTGA
- a CDS encoding ABC transporter permease has product MLTAIDKQQSQTQNARAPFDFARWWDRVGILVVLAGLVIFMALVAPNFTRVDNLLNILRAISINAILAAGMTFVILTGGIDLSVGSTVAVSGVVAVLAAIGGIPAPLAILIGVGTGALCGLVNGALSAYLALAPFIVSLGTMTFLRGLAYTLTAGQPIVSSSLSFKALGSGYFVGIPIPVYVMIAVYLVAWYLLERTRFGRHVYAVGGNPKAARLAGIKVSRILTSVYVIAGTCAGLAGLIFAARVISAQPTAGEGYELDAIAAVVLGGTALAGGRGRIIGTLIGSVILGVLTTGLILLNVPFFTQLLIKGMVIIFAVSIDSLKQRPQLFTVWRKK; this is encoded by the coding sequence ATGCTAACCGCTATCGACAAACAGCAATCCCAGACCCAGAACGCCCGGGCCCCCTTCGATTTTGCCAGGTGGTGGGACCGCGTGGGCATCCTCGTGGTGCTCGCCGGACTCGTGATCTTCATGGCGCTGGTCGCGCCGAACTTCACGCGGGTGGACAACCTGCTCAACATCCTGCGGGCGATCTCGATCAACGCGATCCTTGCCGCGGGAATGACCTTCGTCATCCTGACCGGGGGGATCGACCTGTCAGTCGGCTCCACTGTCGCGGTTTCGGGAGTCGTCGCGGTGCTCGCTGCCATCGGGGGCATACCTGCACCGCTCGCCATCCTCATCGGAGTCGGCACCGGAGCGCTCTGCGGTCTGGTGAACGGCGCGCTTTCGGCATATCTCGCGCTCGCGCCTTTCATCGTCTCCCTCGGGACGATGACCTTCCTGCGTGGGCTCGCCTATACGCTGACCGCGGGACAGCCGATCGTTTCGTCGAGCCTGAGCTTCAAGGCGCTCGGCAGCGGCTATTTCGTCGGCATCCCAATCCCGGTCTACGTGATGATCGCCGTCTACCTCGTCGCCTGGTATCTGCTCGAACGCACCCGCTTTGGCCGTCACGTCTATGCTGTGGGCGGCAATCCCAAGGCCGCGCGGCTCGCCGGGATCAAGGTCAGCCGCATCCTCACCTCGGTCTACGTGATCGCGGGAACCTGTGCCGGGCTTGCGGGGTTGATCTTCGCGGCCCGCGTCATCTCGGCCCAGCCGACGGCGGGCGAGGGCTATGAACTCGACGCAATCGCGGCGGTCGTCCTTGGTGGCACCGCGCTTGCTGGCGGCCGCGGGCGGATCATCGGCACGCTCATCGGCAGCGTCATCCTCGGCGTGCTGACCACGGGCTTGATCCTGCTCAATGTACCCTTCTTCACCCAGCTTCTGATCAAAGGGATGGTTATCATCTTTGCGGTTTCCATCGACAGCCTTAAGCAACGCCCGCAGCTCTTCACGGTTTGGAGAAAGAAATGA
- a CDS encoding Ku protein — protein sequence MAPRPYWKGYLKLSLVTCPVSLTPATSEANKVRFQTINKATGNPVRSRYVDAETNKPVEDEDEVRGYETEPDKHVIIEDEELEAVALESTRTIDIDRFVPADSIEWIWYDSPYYLMPDDEVAQEAFAVIREAMAKTGTVGMSRLVLSRRERAVMLEARGKGIVLWTLRYGDEVRDPEDAFKDIDGAKSDPKLLSMITTVIEGMTTPWSASLVRDPVQERLQEIIESKRKKQAKKPRKTAKGDEPEPPSNVVNIMDALKRSISQEKKKGKS from the coding sequence ATGGCGCCGCGCCCGTACTGGAAAGGCTACCTGAAGCTTTCCCTCGTGACCTGCCCGGTGTCGCTGACGCCGGCGACGAGCGAGGCGAACAAGGTGCGCTTCCAGACCATCAACAAGGCCACCGGAAATCCCGTGCGCAGCCGGTATGTCGATGCGGAGACCAACAAGCCCGTAGAGGACGAGGATGAGGTCAGGGGATACGAGACCGAACCAGACAAGCATGTGATCATCGAGGACGAGGAACTTGAGGCTGTTGCCCTCGAAAGCACTCGCACCATCGACATCGACCGGTTCGTTCCCGCCGACAGCATCGAATGGATCTGGTACGACAGCCCGTACTACCTGATGCCGGACGATGAAGTCGCCCAGGAAGCCTTCGCCGTCATTCGCGAGGCGATGGCGAAAACGGGAACTGTCGGCATGTCGCGGCTGGTGCTTTCGCGGCGCGAACGGGCCGTGATGCTTGAAGCCCGCGGCAAGGGCATCGTCCTGTGGACACTCCGGTATGGTGACGAGGTGCGCGATCCGGAGGACGCATTCAAGGACATCGACGGGGCAAAGTCGGACCCCAAGCTCCTCTCCATGATCACCACCGTCATTGAAGGCATGACGACGCCCTGGTCCGCATCGCTGGTGCGCGATCCGGTGCAGGAGCGGCTCCAGGAGATCATCGAATCCAAGCGCAAGAAGCAGGCGAAGAAGCCGCGAAAGACCGCGAAGGGGGACGAGCCTGAGCCGCCGAGCAACGTGGTGAACATCATGGACGCCTTGAAGCGGTCGATCTCGCAGGAAAAGAAGAAGGGCAAGAGCTAA
- a CDS encoding VOC family protein, whose protein sequence is MLDQIRGLHHVTSMAEDARTNNHFFTQVLGLRRVKKTVNFDAPDVYHLYYGDEIGTPGTVMTYFPFPQMPRGRAGTGEVGTTVFAVPQGSLGFWQDRLATLGVTGLKEEENFGEKRLNFAGPDGDGFALVEVKDDPRTPWTVGGISEDHAIRGFHSVAMRLRDEGATAELLKFMGYEELDRKDGVTRLIVPGGNGARLVDIETMPNVNRAAQGAGSVHHVAFAVDNREKQLEVRKALIDTGYQVTPVIDRDYFWAIYFRTPGGVLFEVATNEPGFDRDEDTAHLGEALKLPQQHKHLRPILESHLQKLED, encoded by the coding sequence ATGCTCGACCAGATCAGAGGCCTGCATCACGTCACGTCGATGGCGGAGGATGCCCGCACCAACAATCACTTCTTCACGCAGGTGCTTGGGCTGCGCCGCGTCAAGAAGACGGTGAATTTCGACGCGCCCGATGTCTACCATCTCTATTACGGCGACGAGATCGGCACGCCCGGCACGGTAATGACCTATTTCCCGTTTCCTCAGATGCCGCGCGGCCGTGCCGGCACCGGCGAGGTCGGGACGACGGTCTTCGCCGTGCCGCAAGGGTCGCTCGGCTTCTGGCAGGATCGACTGGCAACGCTCGGCGTCACCGGGCTCAAGGAAGAGGAAAACTTCGGCGAGAAGCGGCTGAACTTCGCCGGCCCGGATGGCGATGGCTTTGCCCTGGTCGAGGTCAAGGACGATCCGCGCACACCCTGGACCGTGGGTGGGATTTCCGAAGATCATGCGATCCGCGGCTTCCATTCCGTCGCCATGCGGCTGCGCGACGAAGGCGCGACGGCCGAACTGCTCAAGTTCATGGGATACGAGGAGCTTGATCGCAAGGACGGTGTCACGCGGCTGATCGTGCCGGGCGGCAACGGCGCGCGCCTTGTCGACATCGAGACGATGCCGAACGTCAACCGGGCCGCGCAGGGCGCGGGCTCGGTGCATCACGTCGCCTTTGCCGTCGACAACCGCGAAAAGCAGCTCGAGGTGCGCAAGGCGCTGATCGATACCGGCTATCAGGTGACGCCGGTCATCGACCGCGACTATTTCTGGGCGATCTACTTCCGCACCCCGGGCGGCGTGCTTTTCGAGGTCGCGACCAACGAGCCCGGCTTCGATCGCGACGAGGATACCGCCCATCTCGGCGAGGCCTTGAAGCTGCCGCAGCAGCACAAGCACCTGCGGCCGATCCTCGAGAGCCATCTGCAGAAGCTCGAGGACTAA
- a CDS encoding type II toxin-antitoxin system Phd/YefM family antitoxin gives METINIHEAKTHLSRLVEKAARGEPFIIAKAGKPMVKVVPIEQPPQGEKRRLGFLAGQIRVPDDFDGMATDEIEKLFGE, from the coding sequence GTGGAAACGATCAATATCCACGAGGCGAAAACCCACCTGTCACGTCTGGTTGAGAAGGCTGCGCGCGGTGAGCCCTTCATTATTGCCAAGGCGGGAAAACCAATGGTGAAGGTCGTGCCGATCGAGCAGCCGCCGCAGGGTGAAAAGCGTCGCCTTGGCTTTCTCGCGGGCCAGATCCGTGTTCCGGACGATTTTGACGGGATGGCCACTGACGAGATAGAGAAGCTTTTCGGCGAATGA
- a CDS encoding dienelactone hydrolase family protein: MAEVLLFHHAQGLTPGVRAFVDDLRASGHIVHTPDLFDGRTFKSIDEGLAYIGEIGFDGIRECGVRVADELPPELVYAGFSFGVLPAQKLAQTRPGARGALLFHSCLPISGEWAFGPWPDGVAVQIHGMDNDPIFVGEGDIDAAREIVEKAVDAELFLYPGDQHYFADSSLPSYDADATALLTIRVLDFLDRV, translated from the coding sequence ATGGCTGAGGTCTTGCTGTTCCACCACGCACAGGGGCTGACCCCCGGCGTCCGCGCATTCGTCGACGACTTGCGCGCCAGCGGTCACATCGTGCACACGCCGGACCTGTTCGACGGACGCACGTTTAAAAGTATCGACGAGGGTCTCGCCTACATCGGTGAGATCGGATTCGACGGCATTCGTGAGTGCGGCGTCCGCGTCGCCGACGAACTGCCTCCCGAGCTCGTCTATGCCGGGTTCTCGTTCGGCGTGCTGCCGGCACAGAAGCTTGCACAGACACGGCCCGGAGCCCGCGGAGCCCTACTCTTCCACTCTTGCCTGCCGATCAGTGGCGAGTGGGCCTTTGGACCCTGGCCGGACGGCGTCGCGGTCCAGATTCACGGCATGGACAACGACCCGATCTTCGTCGGCGAGGGCGACATCGACGCCGCCCGCGAGATTGTGGAGAAGGCCGTGGATGCGGAGCTTTTCCTGTACCCCGGCGATCAGCATTACTTCGCCGACAGCTCGCTCCCGTCGTACGACGCGGATGCAACCGCGCTGCTGACCATCCGAGTTCTTGACTTCCTGGATCGCGTCTGA